CCAGCAGGCGCGGCGCGATCGAGGGCAGCTACGACCTGTGCGAGCCCCACGCCGATCGTCACGCGGGACCGACCGGGTGGCAGGTCGTCCGCTACGAGCCTGCCGCCGACACCAGATTCGACGAACGATAGAGGAACCATGGCGCTGACGGACATCGTGAAGGCCTATGACGTGCGAGGCCTCGTCGACGGGCAGCTCACCGAGCAGGTCGTGCGGGCGCTCGGCGCCGCCTTCGCCGACGAGGTGGGCACGGCGAAGCCGATCGTCATCGGGCACGACATGCGCCCCTCCTCGCCCGCGCTCGCCGCAGCTGCGGCCGATGGCGTGCGGGCGCGCGGCGCCGACGTGGTGCTCATCGGGCTGTGCTCCACCGACGGCACCTACTTCGCCTCCGGTGACCTCGACGCCCCCGCGATGATGTTCACCGCATCCCACAACCCCGCCGCCTACAACGGCATCAAGTTCTCGCGCGCGGGCGCGCGCGGCGTGAGCCTCGACACCGGCCTCGCCAGCATCCGCGACGGCGCGCAGCGCTACCTCGACGAGGGGCTGACCGAGGTCGCCGAGCACGGTGAGCTCACCGAGCGCGACGTGCTCGCCGACTACGCGGCGCACCTGCGCTCGCTCGTCGACCTGCGCGGCATCCGGCCCCTGAAGGTCGTCGTGGATGCGGCGAACGGCATGGGCGGGATGACGGTGCCTGCGGTGCTCGGCGAGGCTGCGGGGCTGCCGGGCCTGCCGCTGGAGATCGTGCCGATGTACTTCGAGCTCGACGGCACCTTCCCGAACCACGAGGCGAACCCGCTGGAGCCGAAGAACCTGGTCGATCTGCAGGCCGCCGTGGTGGAGCACGGTGCCGACATCGGCCTCGCCTTCGACGGCGACGCCGACCGCTGCTTCGTCATCGACGAGCTCGGCGGCGCGGTGTCACCCTCTGCGGTCGCCGCGATCGTCGCCGAGCGCGAGATCCGGCGGGTGCAGGCGGAGGGGGAGCGCGATGTCGTCGTGATCCACAACCTCATCACCAGCCGCGTCGTGCCGGAGGTGATCGCCGATGCCGGCGCCACGCCCGTGCGCACTCGCGTCGGCCACTCGCTCATCAAGGACGAGATGGCGCGCACCGGTGCCGTCTTCGGCGGCGAGCACTCGGCGCACTACTACTTCCGCGACTTCTGGGGCGCTGACAACGGCATGCTGGCCGCGATGCACGTGCTCGCGACGCTCGGCTCGAACGACGAGCCGATGTCCGCGCTCGCCGGGCGCTACACGCCCTACTGCTCCTCCGGCGAGATCAACTCCACCGTCGCCGACGTGCCTGCCGCCTACACGCGGGTGGTCGAGGCGTTCTCGGGCCGCGGCGAGTTCGACGAGCTCGACGGCCTCACCGTCACCTCGCCCGACGGTGCCTGGTGGTTCTCGGTGCGCCCGTCGAACACCGAGCCGCTGCTGCGGCTGAACGCCGAGGCCGAGACTGAGGCGACCATGGTGCAGATCCGTGACGAGGTGCTGGCGCTCATCCGCGCCTGACGGCAGATCTCCGCCTACCGTTGTGCCAACGCCGCCAGTCGCGGTGCAGCAGTGAGCCCGAGCCGAAGTAGCCTGTTCCTCATGCCGCATTCCGTCACCAAGGCCGTGATCCCTTCTGCTGGGCTGGGCACGAGGTTCTTGCCCGCGACGAAGGCGCTCCCGAAGGAGATGCTCCCGGTCGTCGACAAGCCCGTCATCCAGTACGTCGTGGAGGAGGCGGTGCGCGCCGGCCTCGAGGACGTGCTGTTCGTCACCGGCCGCAACAAGAACGCGCTGGAGAACCACTTCGACCGGGCGACCGAGCTCGAGGCGATCCTGCGGAACAAGGGTGACGAGCAGAAGCTCCAGCGGGTCGCGGAGTCGACGGATCTCGCGAACGTGCACTACGTGCGTCAGGGCGACCCGAAGGGCCTGGGCCACGCGGTGCTGCGCTCGAAGGCGCATGTGGGCGACGACTCGTTCGCGGTGCTGCTGGGCGACGACATCATCGA
The window above is part of the Agrococcus sp. ARC_14 genome. Proteins encoded here:
- a CDS encoding phosphomannomutase/phosphoglucomutase, whose product is MALTDIVKAYDVRGLVDGQLTEQVVRALGAAFADEVGTAKPIVIGHDMRPSSPALAAAAADGVRARGADVVLIGLCSTDGTYFASGDLDAPAMMFTASHNPAAYNGIKFSRAGARGVSLDTGLASIRDGAQRYLDEGLTEVAEHGELTERDVLADYAAHLRSLVDLRGIRPLKVVVDAANGMGGMTVPAVLGEAAGLPGLPLEIVPMYFELDGTFPNHEANPLEPKNLVDLQAAVVEHGADIGLAFDGDADRCFVIDELGGAVSPSAVAAIVAEREIRRVQAEGERDVVVIHNLITSRVVPEVIADAGATPVRTRVGHSLIKDEMARTGAVFGGEHSAHYYFRDFWGADNGMLAAMHVLATLGSNDEPMSALAGRYTPYCSSGEINSTVADVPAAYTRVVEAFSGRGEFDELDGLTVTSPDGAWWFSVRPSNTEPLLRLNAEAETEATMVQIRDEVLALIRA
- a CDS encoding DUF3499 family protein, yielding MDDRMCSRPGCRRYADRSVTVDYAEQLLVVGPLQPASRRGAIEGSYDLCEPHADRHAGPTGWQVVRYEPAADTRFDER